The following proteins are encoded in a genomic region of Ooceraea biroi isolate clonal line C1 chromosome 14, Obir_v5.4, whole genome shotgun sequence:
- the LOC105286541 gene encoding protein windpipe encodes MQTAPPLLSFLLILLYQSGSTHGLCNLDNDTAVWCHKLEDLKTIDTQNLEYLKILNVQDTLVPDQFSNLDNLKHLDLSNGDLKNIEPRSFRTLNNLRSLNLGDNHIEDLELSSLEGLIHLRSLNLRRNAIRQLPPALARLKSLKHLDIHSNPLQCNCATLKVRDLIVQRGVTVSKKVVCAGPGNMKGTSLMKPTAAIICSFEQQDREMQNDQAHEGSGTDLESEDVFDQLNEEDEEEEEEEEKEEKNEKEKDEKEEEDEYVEVNNGTSEKPKEPEIETPFPTGDSTTKSSASIVSSKEIASVTTTMTNSLQRTTEDEIFFDSDEKKEHTSTISSETSRKDDNFKDGLFYPTSSSGDGDDGSGEGSGAGFSHYDEEKTEKEDNEEPSFFSGTSILDAFFGLLGTTAAPTKTKVPELEEEQFIDASSTEVAVKETIVPSKSHPVESDKGVTTNIPIPVSIGNSVEVLKSASTDGESKSGNVKAEVDSLNDEQANTSLAKQSKKGMGSYVVLGILLAVVAGLIGFAAYRGKLCNKKRKRSDVENGTELKDMQKSLLPDAGNATQPKIASNGNTESVPLVEGAPDGEDAKADKIRSDDHQTQEAPRSLNGIADHADPVKPPRKLITQDEQKNEERPRVDVNSLRENFLAGGISPMQPFESSVAAMNNGPTTHGISEPNGPPLSPGAQRVKITLQEIPDSVPKTPILITRTMAGENLVKTP; translated from the coding sequence ATGCAGACAGCACCGCCTCTGTTGTCGTTCCTCCTGATTCTGCTGTATCAATCAGGATCGACCCATGGACTTTGCAATCTGGACAACGACACCGCAGTATGGTGCCACAAACTGGAAGACCTCAAGACGATCGACACGCAGAATCTGGAATATCTGAAGATCTTGAATGTGCAGGACACTTTAGTCCCGGATCAGTTTAGCAATTTGGACAACCTTAAACATCTGGATCTGTCTAATGGCGACTTAAAGAACATTGAGCCGAGAAGCTTTCGAACGTTGAACAATTTGAGAAGTCTGAATCTCGGTGATAACCACATCGAGGACCTGGAACTGTCCTCCTTGGAAGGTCTGATTCACCTGCGGAGCCTGAATTTGCGTAGGAATGCTATCCGGCAGCTGCCGCCTGCATTGGCACGTCTCAAGAGCCTCAAGCATCTGGATATCCACAGTAATCCGCTTCAGTGCAACTGTGCTACCCTCAAGGTGCGTGATCTTATCGTGCAGAGGGGCGTGACCGTGTCGAAGAAGGTCGTATGCGCAGGACCCGGTAATATGAAGGGCACATCACTGATGAAGCCAACCGCGGCAATCATTTGCAGCTTCGAGCAGCAGGATCGAGAAATGCAAAACGATCAAGCCCACGAGGGCTCCGGGACGGATCTAGAATCCGAAGATGTATTCGATCAACTGAACgaggaagacgaggaagaagaggaggaggaggaaaaggaggagaaaaatgagaaggagaaggatgaaaaggaagaggaggacgagtACGTGGAGGTCAACAACGGCACCTCGGAGAAACCGAAAGAGCCGGAGATCGAGACGCCTTTCCCAACGGGAGATTCCACGACAAAATCCTCCGCGTCCATTGTCTCATCGAAGGAGATTGCATCCGTGACAACCACAATGACGAATTCCTTGCAACGTACCACCGAAGATGAGATCTTCTTCGACAGTGATGAGAAGAAGGAGCACACGTCCACGATATCGTCCGAGACATCGCGGAAGGACGATAACTTCAAGGATGGCTTATTTTACCCAACGTCGAGCTCGGGTGATGGAGACGATGGTTCCGGCGAAGGGTCTGGCGCCGGCTTCTCACATTACGACGAGGAAAAAACTGAAAAGGAAGATAACGAGGAACCGTCATTCTTCTCGGGAACCAGTATATTGGACGCGTTCTTTGGTTTACTGGGAACTACAGCGGCTCCGACAAAGACCAAAGTCCCGGAGCTCGAGGAGGAGCAGTTTATAGATGCGTCGTCCACTGAGGTGGCCGTCAAGGAGACGATCGTACCGAGCAAGAGCCATCCTGTTGAATCAGATAAAGGTGTTACCACGAACATCCCGATACCGGTCTCGATAGGCAACAGCGTAGAGGTATTGAAATCCGCCAGCACGGATGGCGAGTCCAAGTCGGGCAACGTGAAGGCCGAGGTGGACAGCTTGAATGATGAGCAGGCCAACACGTCTCTGGCCAAGCAGTCCAAGAAGGGCATGGGCTCGTACGTCGTTCTGGGGATTCTGCTCGCTGTCGTCGCGGGATTGATCGGCTTCGCCGCGTACAGGGGCAAGCTGTGCAACAAGAAGAGGAAACGAAGCGACGTGGAGAACGGCACCGAGCTGAAGGACATGCAGAAATCCCTGCTTCCGGATGCCGGAAATGCCACTCAACCGAAAATCGCTTCCAACGGGAACACCGAGAGCGTTCCTCTCGTGGAAGGCGCCCCCGATGGCGAGGACGCAAAGGCCGACAAGATTCGCAGCGACGATCATCAGACCCAAGAAGCCCCGAGGTCTCTCAACGGTATCGCTGATCATGCGGATCCCGTGAAACCTCCCAGGAAGCTGATCACGCAAGACGAGCAGAAGAACGAGGAGAGGCCTCGCGTGGACGTGAATTCTCTGCGGGAGAATTTCTTGGCAGGCGGAATCAGCCCCATGCAGCCCTTCGAGTCATCGGTGGCTGCGATGAACAATGGGCCAACGACGCACGGCATCTCGGAGCCCAACGGGCCGCCGCTCAGCCCTGGTGCGCAGAGAGTGAAGATCACCCTGCAGGAGATTCCCGACAGTGTGCCAAAGACGCCCATACTCATCACGCGAACGATGGCTGGTGAGAATCTAGTCAAGACGCCATGA
- the LOC105286544 gene encoding leucine-rich repeat-containing protein 40 yields the protein MEERSTVQHRVLLSLITWLAILSVARCQSVCPARCLCYFNQIQRSIECSKQGIQTFPENISDVVEHLDLSNNLLTEIPDAINRLTELEHLNLAKNQLTSLPSSLGKLTKLRRLDLSSNVIVNTVDIVSISQLPSLIVLYISWNLLPDLKGLTSEVLQAVDAGHCRIKELGNKSLDGLPALMTLNLAGNPLENIQAPVSKTLKWLDMSNCFLNYLYPDTFSGFPALEELRLVNNPKLVYSTRHATLQHPRLKRLDVSRCNLDRPGLHGLPLLTHARLSRNSIRILPDRIFAKNKQLTQLYLNANNLERLNASTFEGLVKLQLLDLSANGLEEVHRLAFQENIDLRLLNLSYNTLHRFPHLSCLVTSLDLSFNMISRFEADSLDDMPRIRSLNLKDNQLQLLPPRLRSPTLRILDVQRNRLVELHNDSFIGLPSLQKIDLSGNRLTEAMNPDIFQNNLDLTIIRLEDNPWRCDCAQLYVTFEYLTEPPMKTSKSSLICQSPANVSGYSWEAACFDVWNDHLYYNKDRTWGMVMVSLLIFVVLCGSVVSIKHTMRIKRRTLEQRQQLERAEERQRLRVLQRRNQQLEEELEELERPAEPRINPLELVSPPTYEEAVEMSRLVHSMDDLDEITVENGTLRAINSVDNLRMKKKRTRRPRKRTNSEDDLLRREERRQQRIRRERSNSSGNICDADHSHNANPRDSRASLAHRSRRHSAIDDIASSSSKDRPRPQTPSARKRKRRQVIRDEHVTDDEDSDVQVMGSSRSVVIKELRREPRSGYRNSFVGRES from the exons ATGGAGGAACGATCGACTGTTCAGCACCGTGTGCTTCTGTCGCTGATCACGTGGCTGGCGATTTTGTCAGTCGCGAGGTGTCAAAGTGTGTGTCCTGCTAGATGTCTGTGCTACTTTAATCAAATACAAAGAAGTATCGAGTGTTCGAAGCAGGGGATACAGACGTTTCCTGAAAATATCAGCGACGTT GTTGAGCACCTGGACCTGTCGAACAATCTCTTAACCGAAATCCCCGACGCAATTAACCGGCTGACCGAATTGGAGCACCTGAATCTGGCGAAAAATCAGCTCACTTCCCTACCGAGTAGTCTCGGGAAATTGACAAAACTTCGAAGACTGGATCTATCAAGCAACGTTATCGTAAACACGGTAGATATTGTCTCCATTAGCCAGCTGCCATCTCTAATAGTTCTCTACATCTCGTGGAATCTATTACCTGACTTGAAAGGTCTAACCAGCGAGGTGCTTCAGGCGGTGGATGCCGGCCATTGCC gtATAAAGGAACTTGGCAATAAATCGTTGGATGGATTGCCAGCGCTGATGACACTAAATCTCGCGGGAAATCCGTTGGAGAATATCCAAGCACCTGTTAGCAAAACGTTAAAATGGTTAGACATGTCTAATTGTTTCTTGAATTACCTGTATCCAGATACATTCAGTGGATTTCCGGCACTGGAGGAGCTACGATTAGTTAATAATCCCAAATTGGTGTACAGTACTCG ACACGCGACTTTGCAGCATCCAAGGCTGAAGAGATTGGACGTATCAAGATGCAACCTCGACAGACCTGGTCTTCATGGTCTCCCATTGCTGACACACGCTCGTCTCTCTCGCAATTCGATTCGTATTTTGCCGGATCGCATTTTCGCCAAAAATAAGCAGCTGACGCAGTTGTATTTGAACGCGAACAATCTGGAACGATTAAATGCCAGCACTTTCGAAGGGTTAGTGAAGCTCCAGCTGCTGGATCTATCCGCGAATGGTCTCGAAGAAGTCCACAGACTGGCGTTTCAGGAGAACATAGACCTCAGGCTCCTGAATCTCTCCTACAACACACTGCACCGATTTCCGCATCTTTCGTGCCTTGTCACGTCGTTGGATTTGTCGTTCAATATGATCAGTCGTTTTGAAGCGGATTCTTTGGACGACATGCCCAGAATCAGAAGCCTGAACTTGAAGGACAATCAGCTGCAATTGTTACCGCCTCGTCTAAGATCGCCGACGTTGAGAATATTAGACGTGCAGAGAAACAGACTTGTCGAACTGCACAACGATAGCTTTATTGGATTACCATCTCTGCAAAAGATCGACTTGTCAG GAAATCGTTTGACAGAGGCAATGAATCCCGACATATTTCAAAACAACCTTGACTTGACTATAATCCGTTTGGAGGATAATCCATGGAGATGCGACTGTGCACAGCTCTACGTTACTTTTGAGTATTTAACGGAACCCCCTATGAAAACCTCAAAATCGAGCTTGATCTGCCAGAGTCCGGCAAACGTATCCGGCTATTCGTGGGAAGCCGCATGCTTCGATGTTTGGAACGatcatttgtattataataaggACAGAACTTGGGGAATGGTAATGGTCAGTTTGCTCATTTTCGTCGTTCTATGTGGCAGTGTGGTGTCGATCAAACACACCATGAGGATAAAGAGAAGAACTCTCGAGCAGAGGCAGCAGCTCGAAAGAGcagaagaaagacagagattACGAGTTTTGCAGAGAAG aaatcAACAGCTAGAAGAAGAACTGGAAGAACTAGAACGTCCAGCGGAACCCAGGATTAATCCGCTGGAACTGGTCAGTCCACCCACCTATGAGGAAGCAGTAGAGATGTCTAGACTGGTTCACTCCATGGACGATTTAGACGAGATCACCGTCGAGAATGGTACCTTGCGCGCCATTAATTCCGTGGATAATCTGCggatgaagaagaaaagaaccAGACGGCCCAGGAAACGAACGAACAGCGAGGACGACCTGCTGAGAAGAGAGGAGCGCCGACAGCAACGTATCCGACGAGAGAGGAGCAACTCCAGCGGCAACATCTGCGACGCGGACCAttcgcacaacgcgaatcccAGGGATTCGAGGGCCTCCTTGGCTCATAGATCCAGAAGGCACAGCGCAATAGACGACATCGCGTCCAGCAGCAGTAAGGACAGACCAAGGCCGCAAACTCCCAgcgcgaggaagagaaagagaagacagGTGATTAGAGACGAGCACGTGACGGACGACGAGGACTCCGACGTCCAGGTGATGGGTTCCAGCAGATCCGTCGTTATCAAGGAGCTTAGACGAGAACCTAGAAGTGGCTATAGAAACTCATTCGTAGGACGCGAATCCTGA